In Papaver somniferum cultivar HN1 chromosome 1, ASM357369v1, whole genome shotgun sequence, a genomic segment contains:
- the LOC113350104 gene encoding uncharacterized protein LOC113350104 has translation MEFLSRCFMFVERNDVIRSVKVTRRAPLITHLLFADDILIFGDVSMNHIDSFVLDILHNFGKYSGQLLNFNKSCVHFSGNLSPEDCVDLAKTLDMTMVNDSEKYLGAPLLLGRSKLKSFDPISQCCEARLKNWVSVSLNQAGRYIMIKSVLNSLPTYQMGYFKIPSTIIKKLDSLQRNFWWGHRANKGIKFIAWSNLYKSKDLGGPGFRNLELFNQALICKMAWKLGTERDELWVQIMEDKYFRDVSFLNQDNISDTSSWIWKAGTRTWNAVWINNVFHVDTTSKILSVHVPQMGVDTLIWTPDKKGVFSVKSAYNILNSRTNTIVGNHSIPSSVWIALWRTKLPHKVKLFVWKCLKDIVPSRSINVNMNNVLARHDNLLNWILSLFDTASQQQPLCFAGISMEPPVRDCYKINIDASFVKETLEGGVGLIMRDFAGDCKGAKGKRFYGGLIEYHEVKQLKCLAMNDAVCWAVSKGLASVVFESDNEALVKSINEQTSYVHWRTYGLILDIKLILESHAGWSFSLIRRFKNGVADFLEKKAYYVCF, from the exons ATGGAATTTTTATCTAGATGTTTTATGTTTGTTGAGAGAAATGATGTCATTAGAAGTGTGAAAGTTACTAGGAGAGCTCCTCTTATAACCCATttactttttgcagatgatatcCTCATTTTTGGTGATGTTAGTATGAATCATATCGATAGTTTTgttttggatattttgcataattttggtAAGTATTCTGGTCAACTGTTAAATTTTAATAAATCTTGTGTGCATTTTAGTGGAAATCTTAGTCCTGAAGATTGTGTTGATCTAGCTAAAACACTTGATATGACTATGGTTAACGATTCTGAAAAATATTTAGGAGCCCCTCTTCTACTTGGTCGCTCTAAACTAAAGTCTTTTGATCCAATTTCCCAATGCTGTGAAGCTAGACTTAAAAATTGGGTAAGTGTTTCTTTAAACCAGGCTGGTAGGTATATTATGATTAAATCTGTCCTTAACTCCCTGCCAACTTATCAAATGGGGTATTTTAAAATCCCATCTACTATCATAAAGAAATTGGATTCGCTCCAGAGGAATTTCTGGTGGGGTCATAGGGCCAATAAGGGTATTAAGTTCATTGCTTGGTCTAATCTATACAAATCTAAGGATCTAGGTGGCCCTGGCTTTAGAAATCTAGAATTGTTTAACCAAGCTCTTATTTGTAAGATGGCTTGGAAGCTCGGTACTGAAAGAGACGAGCTGTGGGTTCAAATTATGGAGGATAAATATTTCAGAGATGTTAGTTTCCTAAATCAAGATAACATTAGTGACACGAGTTCTTGGATCTGGAAGG CTGGTACAAGAACTTGGAATGCCGTTTGGATCAATAATGTTTTTCATGTTGATACTACTTCTAAAATTCTTTCTGTGCATGTCCCTCAGATGGGTGTTGATACACTCATATGGACTCCAGATAAAAAAGGAGTTTTCTCTGTTAAGAGTGCCTATAACATCCTTAATAGTAGAACTAATACAATTGTTGGAAATCATTCAATTCCCAGTTCCGTGTGGATAGCTTTATGGAGAACTAAGCTCCCACATAAGGTTAAACTGTTTGTTTGGAAATGTTTGAAAGATATTGTTCCCTCTAGAA GTATTAATGTGAATATGAATAATGTTCTGGCTAGGCATGATAATCTATTGAACTGGATTCTGAGTTTGTTCGATACTGCCTCTCAGCAACAG CCCCTCTGTTTTGCAGGTATCAGCATGGAACCCCCAGTCAGAGATTGCTACAAGATCAACATAGATGCCTCTTTTGTCAAGGAAACTCTTGAGGGTGGCGTTGGTCTAattatgagagattttgcaggtgACTGCAAAGGAGCAAAAGGAAAACGCTTTTATGGAGGGTTGATTGAATACCATGAGGTGAAACAACTGAAATGccttgcgatgaatgatgcagtGTGCTGGGCTGTGAGCAAAGGATTAGCTTCAGTAGTGTTTGAGTCTGATAATGAGGCTTTAGTTAAATCTATCAATGAACAAACTTCATATGTTCATTGGAGGACTTATGGGCTAATTCTCGACATAAAACTTATTTTGGAAAGTCATGCTGGTTGGTCTTTTAGTCTTATTAGGAGATTTAAAAATGGTGTAGCAGATTTCCTGGAAAAAAAAGCTtactatgtttgtttttga
- the LOC113298935 gene encoding homoserine kinase-like — protein MATSFKPVSLPPSTGRYNQYLPIHRCQSLIRCCTSLKTLKITSEPQPVFDSLRSFAPATVANLGPGFDFLGCAVDGVGDYVTLSIDPNVQPGEIQISSINGIGNCCSKLSKDPLWNCAGIAAISVMKMLGIKSVGLSLSLEKGLPLGSGLGSSAASAAAAAIAVNELFGGKLDISDLVLAGLDSEAKVSGYHADNIAPAIMGGFVLIQNYSPLNLVRLPFPGDKDLFFVLVNPEFEAPTKKMRAVLPTEITMKEHIWNSSQAGALVAGILQGDLEALGLALSSDNIVEPNRAPLIPGMVGVKKAAIEAGAFGCTISGAGPTAVAITDCEEKGKQIGKKMVEAFMMQGNLKASAVVSSLDRVGARVVTSSPR, from the coding sequence ATGGCAACCTCATTCAAACCCGTCTCACTTCCTCCATCAACGGGTAGATACAACCAGTATCTTCCAATTCATCGTTGTCAGAGTCTGATTAGATGTTGTACCAgtcttaaaaccctaaaaatcacatCTGAACCCCAACCAGTGTTTGATTCTTTAAGATCTTTTGCACCGGCGACAGTAGCAAATTTAGGTCCTGGGTTTGATTTTCTTGGTTGTGCAGTTGATGGGGTTGGTGATTATGTTACTCTGTCAATTGATCCAAATGTACAGCCAGGTGAGATTCAGATTTCGTCTATTAATGGAATCGGAAATTGTTGTTCTAAATTGAGTAAGGATCCGTTATGGAATTGTGCTGGAATCGCAGCAATTTCAGTTATGAAAATGTTAGGAATCAAATCAGTGGGTCTTTCTTTGTCTCTTGAAAAGGGGTTGCCTTTGGGGAGTGGTCTTGGTTCGAGTGCTGCTAGTGCTGCTGCGGCTGCTATAGCAGTGAATGAATTATTCGGGGGGAAATTGGATATTTCAGATCTTGTTTTAGCTGGACTTGATTCTGAAGCCAAAGTCTCTGGTTATCATGCTGATAATATAGCACCAGCTATCATGGGTGGATTTGTTCTCATTCAAAATTACAGTCCATTGAATTTAGTGCGGTTGCCATTTCCTGGTGACAAGGATTTGTTTTTTGTTCTTGTGAATCCGGAATTTGAAGCTCCAACTAAGAAAATGAGAGCAGTATTGCCAACTGAGATTACAATGAAAGAGCACATTTGGAATTCTAGTCAAGCAGGTGCTTTAGTAGCTGGAATTCTGCAAGGGGATTTGGAAGCATTAGGTTTAGCATTATCGTCTgataatattgttgaaccaaatcgAGCACCATTGATCCCTGGTATGGTTGGCGTGAAGAAAGCGGCTATTGAAGCTGGAGCTTTTGGGTGCACGATTAGTGGAGCAGGACCAACTGCGGTAGCGATTACGGATTGTGAAGAGAAGGGAAAGCAAATTGGAAAGAAAATGGTGGAAGCATTTATGATGCAGGGGAATTTGAAAGCTTCAGCTGTGGTTAGTAGTCTTGATAGAGTTGGTGCTAGGGTTGTTACTAGTTCTCCTAGATGA
- the LOC113298922 gene encoding glutamate receptor 3.3-like, with protein sequence MLSFTALDPTLNALQYPFFVQTAPSDLFQMTAVADLVKYYGWREVIAVFTDDDQGRNGIAALGDKLAERRCRIAYKAALPPNYTDANRDQITDVLVKLALMESRIIVLHTYAISGLMVFNVAKNLHMMDSGYVWITTTWLSTVLDSKSPLSAATANTVQGVLTFRPHTPDSKRKRRFISRWKQLSGGSIDLNPYGLYAYDTVWMIAHALDKFFEQGGKISFSNDSRLNNFRGGALHLEAMSIFDEGKQFLENILQTNMTGLTGPLQFNPDRSVVRPAFDVINVIGTGFRQIGYWSNYSGLSTVPPETLYSKPPNRSSTNQKLFSVIWPGETTVKPRGWVFPDNGKQLRIGVPDRVSYQEFVSKVPDTTDMMKGYCIDAFLAAAALLPYALPYKFNPYGDGLKNPSYSELVHMITLDVFDAVVGDVAIVTNRTKIVDFTQPYIESGLVVVAPVKRSNSSAWAFLRPFSAQMWAVTAAFFIVVGAVVWILEHRMNDEFRGPPRKQIVTILWFSFSTLFFAHRENTVSTLGRLVLIIWLFVVLIINSSYAASLTSILTVQQLSSSIKGIESLITSKDRIGYQVGSFAENYLIQELNIPESRLIALGSPEVYAQALQNGTVAAVVDERPYIELFLSSQCTFSVIGQEFTKSGWGFAFPRDSPLTIDMSTAILKLSENGDLQRIHDKWLSRSACSSQSTQIDSDQLHLKSFWGLFLICGIACFLALLIYFILMLRKFSRRHPSDIDANDSNQGSSSGAARINTFLSFVDDKAEAVKNKAKRKASFASNGEDEPCGSMRSEKNMSPDSHFNGVT encoded by the exons ATGTTGTCTTTCACTGCTTTGGATCCCACCCTCAATGCGCTTCAGTACCCCTTCTTTGTTCAGACAGCCCCATCCGATCTTTTCCAGATGACAGCAGTTGCTGATCTGGTTAAATATTATGGTTGGAGAGAGGTAATTGCGGTATTCACTGATGATGATCAAGGACGGAATGGTATTGCTGCATTAGGCGATAAACTTGCAGAACGCCGTTGTAGAATTGCTTATAAAGCAGCACTTCCTCCAAATTACACAGATGCAAACCGGGATCAAATTACAGATGTATTGGTTAAGCTTGCATTGATGGAATCACGGATAATTGTTTTACATACTTACGCTATCTCAGGTCTCATGGTATTTAATGTAGCTAAGAATCTTCACATGATGGACAGTGGATATGTTTGGATCACTACCACTTGGCTCTCAACGGTTTTGGATTCAAAATCTCCTCTTTCTGCTGCAACTGCGAATACAGTGCAAGGTGTTCTTACATTCCGGCCGCACACTCCGGATTCAAAAAGGAAAAGGCGTTTTATCTCTAGATGGAAGCAGCTTAGCGGCGGCTCCATTGATTTGAACCCCTATGGTTTATACGCTTACGATACTGTATGGATGATCGCACATGCCCTTGATAAGTTTTTCGAGCAGGGCGGAAAAATTTCTTTCTCTAATGATTCAAGGTTAAATAATTTCAGAGGAGGGGCTCTACACCTTGAAGCTATGAGTATTTTTGATGAAGGAAAGCAGTTCCTGGAAAATATACTGCAGACTAATATGACAGGTTTGACAGGTCCTCTTCAATTTAATCCAGATAGGTCAGTCGTACGTCCTGCATTCGATGTGATCAATGTTATTGGAACTGGGTTTCGACAGATTGGGTACTGGTCAAATTACTCTGGGTTATCTACTGTGCCCCCTGAGACTCTCTACTCGAAGCCTCCAAATCGTTCAAGTACAAACCAGAAACTATTTAGTGTAATTTGGCCTGGGGAAACAACAGTAAAGCCTCGGGGATGGGTTTTCCCGGACAATGGGAAACAACTGAGAATTGGGGTACCTGATAGAGTTAGTTATCAAGAATTTGTGTCTAAAGTTCCAGACACAACTGACATGATGAAGGGATACTGCATAGATGCATTTCTCGCTGCAGCAGCATTACTCCCATATGCCCTTCCATATAAGTTCAACCCTTACGGTGATGGTCTTAAGAACCCAAGCTACTCTGAGCTTGTACATATGATTACATTAGAC GTTTTTGATGCTGTTGTGGGTGACGTTGCAATTGTAACAAACAGGACCAAGATTGTGGATTTTACACAGCCATATATCGAGTCAGGACTTGTTGTAGTGGCTCCGGTTAAGAGGTCAAATTCAAGTGCTTGGGCTTTCTTGCGGCCGTTTAGCGCGCAGATGTGGGCTGTCACTGCAGCTTTCTTCATTGTTGTGGGAGCAGTTGTGTGGATTTTGGAGCATAGGATGAATGATGAATTTCGTGGCCCGCCTAGGAAGCAAATTGTCACGATTCTATG GTTTAGCTTCTCAACTTTATTTTTTGCCCACA GGGAAAACACAGTGAGCACTCTTGGTCGTTTGGTGCTGATCATATGGCTCTTCGTAGTTCTGATAATAAACTCAAGCTACGCTGCTAGTTTGACTTCAATCCTAACAGTGCAACAGCTATCTTCATCCATTAAAGGAATTGAAAGCTTGATAACAAGCAAAGACCGAATTGGATATCAGGTCGGATCATTTGCTGAAAACTACTTGATTCAGGAACTCAATATTCCCGAGTCTAGGCTCATTGCTCTTGGGTCACCCGAAGTATATGCACAAGCCCTCCAAAATGGGACTGTCGCTGCTGTGGTTGATGAACGACCTTACATAGAGCTTTTCCTCTCAAGTCAGTGCACATTTTCAGTAATAGGCCAAGAATTCACCAAAAGCGGGTGGGGTTTT GCATTTCCACGTGATTCCCCGTTAACTATTGACATGTCAACAGCCATTTTGAAGCTGTCAGAGAATGGCGATCTCCAAAGGATCCATGATAAGTGGCTGTCCAGAAGTGCTTGTAGTTCACAGAGCACACAGATTGATTCTGACCAACTTCATCTTAAGAGCTTTTGGGGTCTGTTTCTCATATGCGGAATTGCTTGTTTCTTGGCTCTCCTTATATACTTCATCCTGATGTTACGCAAATTCAGTCGACGCCATCCCTCGGACATTGACGCTAACGATTCAAATCAAGGCAGTAGTTCAGGGGCTGCACGTATTAATACATTCTTATCATTTGTTGATGATAAAGCGGAGGCTGTGAAGAACAAGGCCAAgagaaaagcttcttttgctagCAACGGAGAAGATGAACCTTGCGGTTCAATGAGGTCTGAAAAGAATATGTCCCCAGACAGCCATTTTAATGGTGTTACATAA
- the LOC113298929 gene encoding glyceraldehyde-3-phosphate dehydrogenase GAPB, chloroplastic, translated as MATHAALASSRIPTNTRISSKSSSHSYPSSQCFSKRVEVADFSGLRSSSSVTYAKNTREASFYDVVATQLTPKIAAGSAPVRGETVAKLKVAINGFGRIGRNFLRCWHGRKDSPLEVVVLNDSGGVKNASHLLKYDSMLGTFKAEVKIVDNEHISVDGKIIKVVSNRDPLKLPWAEMGIDIVIEGTGVFVDGPGAGKHIQAGAKKVIITAPAKGADIPTYVVGVNEGDYGHDVANIVSNASCTTNCLAPFAKVLDDEFGIVKGTMTTTHSYTGDQRLLDASHRDLRRARAAALNIVPTSTGAAKAVSLVLPQLKGKLNGIALRVPTPNVSVVDLVINVEKKGLSAEDVNAAFRKAADGPMKGILAVCDLPLVSVDFRCSDVSTTIDSSLTMVMGDDMVKVVAWYDNEWGYSQRVVDLAHLVASKWPGVSVGGSGDPLEDFCQSNPAEEECKVYEA; from the exons ATGGCTACTCATGCAGCTCTTGCTTCTTCAAGAATTCCTACTAACACTAGAATTTCTTCCAAATCCTCTTCTCACTCTTACCCATCATCTCAATGCTTCTCCAAG AGAGTTGAGGTTGCAGATTTCTCAGGATTGCGATCAAGTTCGTCCGTAACTTACGCAAAGAATACAAGAGAAGCGTCTTTCTATGACGTCGTTGCTACACAACTCACTCCTAAG ATTGCTGCAGGGTCTGCACCTGTCAGAGGAGAGACTGTTGCTAAGCTAAAGGTGGCTATCAATGGTTTTGGACGTATCGGAAGAAATTTCCTCCGATGTTGGCACGGAAGGAAAGACTCACCCCTCGAGGTTGTTGTTCTCAACGACAGCGGTGGTGTGAAGAAT GCATCTCACCTTCTCAAATACGATTCCATGCTCGGAACATTCAAGGCAGAGGTGAAAATCGTAGACAACGAACACATCAGTGTTGATGGTAAAATAATCAAAGTTGTCTCAAACAGAGATCCTCTCAAGCTACCATGGGCAGAAATGGGTATTGATATCGTTATCGAG GGAACTGGAGTGTTTGTGGATGGCCCTGGTGCAGGGAAACACATTCAAGCTGGTGCCAAGAAGGTTATTATAACTGCTCCAGCCAAAGGAGCTGATATCCCAACATACGTCGTTGGAGTGAATGAAGGAGATTACGGCCATGATGTTGCAAATATTGTTAG CAATGCTTCTTGCACCACAAATTGTCTAGCTCCATTCGCCAAGGTTTTGGATGATGAGTTCGGTATTGTTAAGGGAACAATGACCACCACTCACTCTTACACCGGAGACCAG AGACTCTTGGATGCATCTCACCGTGATTTGAGGAGAGCAAGAGCTGCTGCCTTGAACATAGTACCAACCAGTACTGGAGCAGCCAAGGCTGTGTCATTAGTCTTACCTCAATTGAAGGGAAAGCTTAACGGCATTGCACTTAGAGTTCCTACTCCTAATGTTTCTGTAGTTGATCTAGTTATTAACGTCGAGAAGAAGGGACTTTCAGCTGAAGATGTCAATGCCGCTTTCAGAAAGGCTGCTGATGGACCAATGAAGGGAATATTGGCAGTGTGCGACTTACCACTTGTGTCAGTTGATTTCCGGTGCAGTGATGTCTCAACTACCATCGACTCATCTTTGACCATGGTCATGGGTGATGATATGGTTAAGGTGGTTGCTTGGTATGATAACGAATGGGGATACAG TCAACGAGTGGTCGATTTGGCACACTTGGTGGCAAGCAAGTGGCCAGGTGTATCAGTTGGAGGAAGTGGTGATCCATTGGAAGATTTCTGCCAGTCAAACCCAGCAGAAGAGGAGTGCAAAGTTTATGAAGCTTAA